The proteins below are encoded in one region of Pseudonocardia sp. DSM 110487:
- a CDS encoding ABC transporter ATP-binding protein has translation METTGSRVLIGGIVRNRRWLTLGSAMYGAHQICEAMVPVVIGVIIDRAVATGDVAALVLWIAVLAVLFVVLSLMWRFGARLLTYAEAGEGCTLRVEVAGKILQPRGIRIDLRSGELLTISSSDADNASYLLDYIPRIVASLTATTVCAVALLMINVPLGLGVVLGTPLVLLFLHFSAPLITRRIQHQQETAGRAASVATDLVSGLRPLRGIGAEAAATQRYRDVSRRSLRATLRAARTQRGFEGASATISNLLAAGIAIAAGWLALDGAISVGQFVTVIGLAQFLIEPLAQLTVVPSWIAEARASANRVAMVLSAPPLAPEGQRTLDAPPHGLDIVDLHHGSIDGLDLSVRPGELVGVVAPQAADAEALVTVLSGQLAPEDYRGTIAVGGTDLASVEHREARAALLVEPHNTDIFTGTVGSNILVNDPPADAAFLDGVLRASAADDVVDTHSGGLDTAVSERGASLSGGQRQRVALARALFAQPPVLVLHDPTTAVDSVTEHAIARGLAALRHGPEHTFTTVLVTCSPILLATADRVVVVDDGRVRATGTHDELVERDGEYRKAVLR, from the coding sequence ATGGAGACGACTGGTTCGCGCGTCCTGATCGGCGGAATCGTCCGCAACCGACGCTGGCTGACCCTCGGGTCGGCGATGTACGGAGCCCATCAGATCTGTGAGGCCATGGTCCCCGTGGTGATCGGTGTGATCATCGACCGGGCGGTGGCCACTGGCGACGTCGCAGCGCTCGTCCTCTGGATCGCGGTGCTCGCCGTCCTGTTCGTCGTGCTGTCGCTCATGTGGCGCTTCGGGGCCCGGTTGCTCACCTACGCCGAGGCGGGCGAAGGCTGCACGCTGCGCGTGGAGGTTGCCGGGAAGATCCTGCAGCCGCGCGGTATCCGCATCGATCTGCGGTCCGGCGAGTTGCTGACGATCTCGAGCAGCGACGCCGACAACGCGTCGTACCTGCTGGACTACATCCCCCGGATCGTCGCCTCACTTACGGCCACGACGGTGTGCGCCGTCGCCCTGCTGATGATCAACGTCCCGCTCGGCCTCGGTGTGGTGCTGGGCACCCCGCTGGTACTGCTGTTCCTCCACTTCAGCGCTCCGCTCATCACCCGCCGGATCCAGCACCAGCAGGAGACGGCCGGACGGGCCGCGTCCGTAGCCACCGACCTCGTCTCGGGACTGCGTCCGCTGCGCGGGATCGGAGCGGAGGCTGCCGCCACGCAGCGGTACCGGGACGTGAGCAGGCGCTCGCTGCGGGCGACCCTGCGCGCGGCACGCACCCAGCGCGGTTTCGAGGGGGCCTCCGCGACCATCAGCAACCTGCTGGCCGCGGGCATCGCCATCGCCGCGGGCTGGCTGGCCCTCGACGGCGCGATCAGCGTCGGGCAGTTCGTCACGGTGATCGGGCTCGCCCAGTTCCTCATCGAGCCGCTCGCCCAGCTGACCGTCGTGCCCAGCTGGATCGCGGAGGCCAGGGCGTCGGCCAACCGCGTCGCGATGGTGCTGTCGGCGCCACCGCTCGCGCCGGAGGGGCAGCGCACGCTCGACGCCCCACCCCACGGCCTCGACATCGTGGACCTGCACCACGGGAGCATCGACGGCCTCGACCTCTCGGTGCGGCCCGGGGAGCTCGTCGGTGTGGTCGCACCGCAGGCCGCCGATGCGGAGGCGCTGGTCACCGTGCTGTCCGGGCAGCTCGCGCCGGAAGACTACCGCGGCACCATCGCGGTCGGCGGCACCGATCTGGCCTCTGTGGAGCATCGGGAGGCGCGCGCGGCGCTCCTGGTCGAGCCGCACAACACGGACATCTTCACCGGCACCGTCGGGTCGAACATCCTCGTGAACGACCCACCTGCCGACGCCGCCTTCCTCGACGGCGTGCTGCGCGCGTCGGCAGCGGACGACGTCGTGGACACCCACAGCGGCGGGCTCGACACCGCGGTGTCCGAGCGGGGCGCGAGCCTGTCCGGTGGCCAGCGGCAGCGGGTGGCACTGGCCAGGGCGCTGTTCGCCCAGCCCCCGGTGCTGGTGCTGCACGATCCCACCACCGCGGTCGACTCTGTCACCGAGCACGCGATCGCCCGCGGCCTGGCGGCCCTTCGCCACGGGCCCGAGCACACCTTCACCACGGTGCTGGTGACCTGCAGCCCGATCCTGCTCGCCACCGCCGACCGGGTCGTGGTGGTCGACGACGGCCGGGTGCGCGCCACGGGCACCCACGACGAACTGGTCGAACGCGACGGCGAGTACCGGAAGGCGGTGCTGCGCTGA
- a CDS encoding ABC transporter ATP-binding protein, whose product MLPIAGARESWSWLFAELRNHIGLTAGTLVVGVVAAAAAVLPAYVFGELVDRVRGQEPASSIVTISIVLVVAAVVGGISSGATTYLTSSLGERVLATLRERVVRRALTLPTAVIEKAGKGDLLSRIGDDVNTIGRAVTDVLPKVISSLLMVVLGIVAMTGLDWRLGLAGLAAIPLYVLGLRWYLPRSAPMYADQRKAVAARSQALMESMLGSRTVHAYGLERRHLAEIDGAAVRARDLSIGIVTLFTRFVGRTNRAEFVGLSVILVVGFLLVREGMVTVGAATAAALLFHRLFDPVGTVLHSFDEVQSAGAGLARLVGVVGIPEEDRAALKVARLPAGSSLELTEIEFGYEPGVPVLHGVSLRLEAGERVALVGSTGAGKTTLAAIAAGLLVPSGGSVRLGGVPLRDLTADQVRGQVAIVSQEVHVFAGPLADDLRLARPDATADDVRAALARVDALGWVDALPEGIETPVGEGGRALTAAQAQQLALARLVLRDPAVAILDEATAEAGSLGARGLEQSAAAATAGRTTLIVAHRLTQAAAADRVIVLEHGRIVEAGRHSELLTTGGRYAQLWGAWRSRATADH is encoded by the coding sequence TTGCTTCCCATCGCGGGCGCGCGTGAGTCGTGGTCGTGGCTGTTCGCCGAGCTGCGCAACCACATCGGGCTGACCGCGGGCACGCTGGTGGTCGGGGTCGTCGCGGCGGCCGCGGCGGTGCTGCCGGCGTACGTCTTCGGCGAGCTCGTCGACCGGGTCCGCGGGCAGGAGCCTGCATCGTCGATCGTGACCATCTCGATCGTCCTGGTCGTCGCCGCGGTCGTCGGCGGCATCAGCTCGGGCGCGACGACCTACCTCACGAGCAGCCTCGGTGAGAGGGTGCTGGCCACGCTGCGCGAGCGCGTCGTGCGGCGCGCGCTCACGCTGCCGACCGCCGTGATCGAGAAGGCGGGCAAGGGCGATCTGTTGTCGCGCATCGGCGACGACGTCAACACGATCGGCCGCGCGGTCACCGACGTGCTGCCGAAGGTCATCTCCTCGCTGCTGATGGTCGTGCTCGGCATCGTCGCGATGACCGGGCTGGACTGGCGGCTCGGGCTCGCCGGGCTGGCCGCGATCCCGCTGTACGTGCTCGGTCTGCGGTGGTACCTGCCGCGGTCGGCGCCGATGTACGCCGACCAGCGCAAGGCGGTCGCGGCCCGCTCCCAGGCGTTGATGGAGAGCATGCTCGGCTCCAGGACAGTGCACGCCTACGGCCTGGAACGGCGGCACCTCGCCGAGATCGACGGCGCCGCCGTCCGCGCCCGGGATCTGTCGATCGGGATCGTCACGCTGTTCACCCGGTTCGTCGGCCGCACCAACCGCGCCGAGTTCGTTGGCCTCTCGGTGATCCTGGTCGTCGGGTTCCTGCTGGTCCGGGAGGGGATGGTCACCGTCGGTGCGGCGACGGCCGCCGCGTTGCTCTTCCACCGGCTCTTCGATCCGGTCGGCACCGTGCTGCACAGCTTCGACGAGGTGCAGTCGGCGGGCGCCGGCCTGGCCCGGCTGGTGGGAGTGGTGGGCATCCCCGAGGAGGATCGGGCCGCGCTCAAGGTGGCCCGGCTGCCCGCGGGCTCCTCGCTCGAGCTGACGGAGATCGAGTTCGGTTACGAGCCCGGCGTTCCGGTGCTCCACGGCGTGAGCCTGCGGCTCGAGGCGGGGGAGCGGGTCGCACTGGTCGGTTCCACCGGGGCGGGGAAGACCACCCTCGCGGCCATCGCCGCCGGGCTGCTCGTGCCGTCCGGCGGCTCGGTGCGGCTGGGCGGGGTCCCGTTGCGTGACCTCACCGCCGACCAGGTGCGCGGCCAGGTGGCGATCGTCAGCCAGGAGGTGCACGTGTTCGCCGGGCCGCTGGCCGACGACCTCCGGCTGGCCCGCCCGGACGCCACGGCCGACGACGTCCGCGCGGCACTGGCGCGCGTCGACGCGCTCGGCTGGGTGGACGCGCTGCCCGAGGGCATCGAGACGCCCGTGGGTGAGGGTGGCCGCGCCCTCACCGCGGCCCAGGCGCAACAGCTCGCGCTGGCCAGGCTCGTGCTGCGCGATCCAGCGGTCGCGATCCTCGACGAGGCCACCGCCGAGGCGGGGAGCCTCGGCGCCCGCGGGCTGGAGCAGTCCGCGGCGGCGGCGACGGCCGGCCGCACGACATTGATCGTCGCCCACCGGCTCACCCAGGCCGCTGCGGCCGACCGCGTGATCGTGCTCGAACACGGCCGCATCGTGGAGGCCGGCCGTCATTCCGAACTCCTCACGACAGGTGGGCGGTACGCCCAGCTCTGGGGCGCGTGGCGGTCACGAGCCACGGCCGATCACTAG